A section of the Bacillus pumilus genome encodes:
- a CDS encoding YpbS family protein, with product MTSVHEEISAHSQKQHAHIQSFLELEQKREQAIEMAVFKCEQNEPFTTDEINAITSKMNELARGGIVPLRKLVTNDMVREYVERKQK from the coding sequence ATGACGAGCGTACACGAAGAGATCTCCGCACACTCACAAAAGCAGCATGCTCATATCCAGTCTTTTCTTGAGCTTGAACAGAAAAGAGAACAAGCAATAGAGATGGCTGTATTCAAATGTGAGCAAAACGAGCCATTTACAACAGACGAGATCAACGCCATTACGTCGAAGATGAATGAGCTTGCACGAGGCGGTATTGTTCCATTGCGTAAGCTTGTGACGAATGATATGGTCAGGGAGTATGTCGAGCGGAAACAGAAGTAA